One segment of Desulfosudis oleivorans Hxd3 DNA contains the following:
- a CDS encoding TetR/AcrR family transcriptional regulator, with product MVDPAQNSVNPDKYHRILEAAIGVFAEQGFFNATVSKIARAAGVADGTIYLYFKNKNDILLHFFNYKTKEVFGTFRHEVDKGGNAREKLRNLIKAHLREFQKDRNMAVVFQAEARQIRYFEVYIKDLTNMYFDLVGEIVVQGQEESVFRRGLDPSLVKRFILGTVDEVINTWLHAARKYDLEAQADAIVDLFVNGIGATPPK from the coding sequence ATGGTGGACCCCGCACAAAACTCAGTTAATCCGGATAAGTATCATCGCATCCTGGAAGCGGCCATCGGTGTGTTTGCCGAGCAGGGCTTTTTTAATGCCACGGTTTCCAAGATCGCCCGGGCTGCCGGTGTGGCCGATGGCACCATCTATCTTTATTTCAAGAACAAGAACGATATCCTGCTCCATTTTTTCAATTACAAGACAAAAGAGGTGTTCGGCACCTTCCGGCATGAAGTGGACAAGGGCGGCAACGCCCGTGAAAAACTGCGCAACCTGATCAAAGCCCATCTGCGTGAGTTCCAGAAGGACCGGAACATGGCCGTGGTCTTTCAGGCCGAGGCCCGTCAGATCCGGTATTTCGAGGTCTATATCAAGGACCTGACCAACATGTATTTTGACCTGGTGGGGGAGATCGTGGTCCAGGGGCAGGAGGAGAGCGTGTTTCGCCGGGGGTTGGATCCGTCCCTGGTAAAGCGGTTTATTCTGGGCACCGTGGACGAGGTGATCAACACATGGCTGCACGCGGCCAGAAAATATGACCTGGAGGCCCAGGCCGATGCCATTGTGGACCTGTTTGTCAACGGCATCGGCGCAACGCCCCCGAAATAA
- a CDS encoding START domain-containing protein, translating to MEFTEKKIVFKILVSICLVVCLPFDALAQEWERVLEQDGIVVYERQRPDAPMRDFRAEMVLDSSPASVLALFDDTEQTPQWFAHCRRLERIAEITPDEHFLYNITEFPWPLKDRDAVLHSIRTFEKENKRFVIDYQSDEKYAYPSAEPGLVRVNHVEGQWTITPLGPHRTLVTSRVYADMGTLLPGWTLNPFFREATHLTFVNLRQTAQSPEYRDAIPSRELLERLGISAESLSAKGPVADSSRHSR from the coding sequence TTGGAATTCACCGAAAAGAAAATCGTTTTCAAAATATTGGTTTCCATCTGCCTTGTGGTATGCCTGCCATTCGATGCCCTTGCCCAGGAGTGGGAACGGGTTTTGGAACAGGACGGCATCGTAGTCTATGAGCGGCAGCGTCCTGACGCGCCCATGCGGGATTTTCGGGCCGAAATGGTTCTAGACAGCAGTCCGGCTTCGGTGCTGGCGCTGTTTGACGATACGGAGCAGACGCCTCAATGGTTTGCCCATTGCCGCCGCCTTGAACGGATTGCTGAGATTACCCCGGACGAGCATTTCCTTTACAATATTACCGAATTTCCATGGCCCCTGAAGGACCGGGACGCGGTGCTGCACAGCATTCGGACCTTTGAAAAAGAAAACAAACGGTTTGTTATTGATTACCAGTCGGATGAAAAGTATGCATACCCTTCTGCTGAACCGGGTCTGGTCCGGGTCAATCATGTTGAAGGCCAGTGGACCATTACCCCTCTCGGACCCCATCGGACACTGGTAACAAGCCGCGTCTATGCCGATATGGGCACCCTTCTGCCGGGATGGACCCTCAATCCGTTTTTCCGGGAAGCCACACACCTGACGTTTGTTAATCTGAGACAAACGGCCCAGTCCCCTGAATATCGGGACGCGATACCCTCCCGGGAGCTTTTGGAGCGGCTCGGTATTTCAGCAGAAAGCTTGTCGGCCAAGGGGCCGGTTGCCGACAGCTCCCGGCATTCCCGATAA
- a CDS encoding enoyl-CoA hydratase/isomerase family protein, which produces MSYENLTVEITNKVATVTINKPPVNSVNLATILELEKAFDDLAENKDARAIILTGSGEKSFSAGFDVSDAGNAAKAGEEGQRVWTKIFRYTKPVIAAVNGFAFGGGCELAMACHFRLMVDTPKAKIGLTELNLGIIPGWAGTQRMAILLGRTKTLELILFSKRLTAPEAFEIGLVDKVCTPENLMSEARAMAEVLATRPPLAVASVLKAVATGVDFTFDEGLKVELEGTKRVSTSKDAVEGFTAFFEKRDPVFTGE; this is translated from the coding sequence ATGTCTTACGAAAACCTGACAGTGGAGATCACCAACAAGGTGGCGACCGTTACCATCAACAAGCCGCCCGTCAATTCGGTCAACCTGGCCACCATTCTGGAGCTTGAAAAGGCCTTTGATGACCTGGCGGAGAACAAGGACGCCCGCGCGATTATTCTCACCGGCAGCGGGGAAAAATCCTTTTCCGCCGGTTTTGACGTGAGCGACGCCGGCAACGCGGCTAAGGCCGGGGAAGAGGGGCAGCGGGTATGGACCAAAATATTTCGTTACACCAAGCCGGTGATCGCCGCGGTCAACGGGTTTGCCTTCGGTGGCGGATGCGAGCTGGCCATGGCCTGTCACTTCCGGCTGATGGTGGACACCCCCAAGGCCAAGATCGGCCTTACCGAACTGAATCTGGGCATTATTCCGGGATGGGCCGGCACCCAGCGCATGGCCATCCTGCTGGGCCGTACCAAAACCCTGGAGCTGATTCTGTTCAGCAAGCGGTTGACGGCTCCCGAAGCCTTTGAGATCGGCCTGGTGGACAAGGTCTGCACGCCGGAAAATCTGATGAGCGAAGCCAGGGCAATGGCCGAGGTGCTGGCCACCCGGCCGCCCCTGGCCGTGGCCAGCGTGTTGAAGGCTGTGGCTACCGGTGTTGACTTTACATTTGACGAAGGCCTTAAGGTGGAACTGGAAGGCACCAAGCGGGTCTCCACCTCCAAGGACGCTGTCGAAGGATTTACCGCCTTTTTTGAGAAACGGGATCCGGTGTTCACCGGCGAATAA
- a CDS encoding omptin family outer membrane protease gives MKKTGYALILIVLLFPAALPAPALENVVTDFSMGIDTIRGHTTYRIGGHVMFHDGSSYQLHFPVSELKFPLNLYMLTGRADVRMGERLSAYLSGKINLNSDPGQIKDTDWLASPFAVDIYSESRADADALMAETGIRYKMWRRRGLDMLAGLGCRYQNFAFEADQTLQSYPASGASPDFLAGRTLTYDITYLIPYAEIVLALTPAPKTAVEISLGYSPWIRATDRDHHILSNRVSECDYDGDGMIVGMKTRQDISDHLFATLTCEVLAVDGEGRSVTYTNGAWSHSIDQTTETRQISLELSAGYTF, from the coding sequence ATGAAAAAAACCGGTTATGCGTTGATTCTGATCGTCCTGCTGTTTCCGGCGGCACTGCCGGCCCCGGCGCTGGAGAATGTCGTCACCGACTTTTCCATGGGCATTGACACGATTCGGGGCCACACCACCTACCGGATCGGGGGCCATGTGATGTTTCATGACGGCAGTTCATACCAGCTTCATTTTCCGGTCAGTGAACTGAAGTTTCCATTAAATCTTTACATGCTTACCGGCAGGGCGGATGTCCGGATGGGAGAAAGACTATCCGCGTATCTTTCCGGAAAGATCAACCTGAACAGTGATCCCGGCCAGATAAAAGATACCGACTGGCTCGCCTCACCCTTTGCCGTCGATATCTATTCCGAAAGCCGGGCCGATGCCGATGCCCTGATGGCGGAAACCGGCATCCGTTACAAAATGTGGCGCCGGCGCGGTCTGGATATGCTGGCCGGCCTGGGATGCCGATACCAGAACTTTGCGTTTGAAGCCGACCAGACCCTGCAATCCTACCCGGCCAGCGGCGCTTCTCCCGACTTTCTGGCCGGCCGGACACTGACCTATGACATCACCTACCTGATCCCCTATGCCGAGATTGTCCTTGCATTGACCCCCGCGCCGAAAACAGCGGTGGAAATCTCCCTGGGGTACAGTCCATGGATAAGGGCGACAGACAGGGACCATCACATCCTGTCAAACCGGGTATCGGAATGTGACTACGACGGAGACGGCATGATCGTGGGCATGAAAACCCGGCAGGACATCAGCGACCACCTGTTTGCAACGCTGACGTGTGAGGTGCTGGCCGTGGATGGAGAAGGGCGGTCGGTCACCTATACGAACGGCGCGTGGAGCCACTCGATTGACCAGACTACGGAAACCCGGCAGATATCCCTTGAGTTGTCGGCGGGATACACATTCTGA
- a CDS encoding phosphoribosylaminoimidazolesuccinocarboxamide synthase — protein sequence MDQVVYHTDFPGLNLLKRGKVRDVYDFGDRLLIVATDRLSAFDVVMPDPIPGKGEILTQISLFWFDQVKDIVRNHLISSDVNDYPEACRPYAETLAGRSMLVTKTEPLAIECVVRGYLSGSGWKSYQKDRTVCGISLPDGLRESDRLPEPIFTPSTKAEAGQHDINISFDEAANIAGRETTEKARDLSLAIYRRGVEVADARGIIIADTKFEFGFVDGELILIDEVLTPDSSRFWPRDGYAPGGPQQSFDKQYVRDYLLSLNWNQKPPAPDLPPDVVANTRKKYSEALDLLVG from the coding sequence ATGGATCAGGTGGTTTACCATACGGATTTCCCAGGCTTAAACCTGCTCAAGCGGGGCAAGGTTCGTGATGTGTACGATTTCGGGGACCGGCTGCTGATCGTTGCAACGGACCGGCTGTCCGCTTTTGACGTGGTCATGCCGGACCCCATTCCGGGCAAAGGGGAGATACTGACGCAAATTTCCCTGTTCTGGTTCGACCAGGTGAAGGATATTGTCCGGAACCATTTAATCTCCAGCGATGTGAACGATTATCCCGAGGCGTGCCGTCCTTACGCGGAAACCCTTGCCGGCCGCAGCATGCTGGTCACAAAGACGGAGCCCCTGGCCATTGAGTGTGTTGTGCGGGGTTACCTGTCAGGCTCGGGCTGGAAATCCTATCAGAAGGACCGCACCGTGTGCGGCATTTCCCTGCCCGACGGCTTGCGGGAGTCGGACCGGCTGCCCGAACCGATTTTTACGCCTTCCACCAAGGCCGAGGCGGGCCAGCACGACATCAACATCTCCTTTGACGAGGCCGCAAATATTGCCGGCCGGGAAACAACGGAAAAGGCACGGGACCTGAGCCTGGCCATCTACCGTCGGGGGGTGGAGGTCGCGGATGCCAGGGGTATCATCATCGCGGACACCAAGTTCGAGTTCGGTTTTGTAGATGGTGAACTGATCCTGATCGACGAGGTGCTGACACCGGACTCCTCGCGGTTCTGGCCCAGGGACGGATACGCGCCGGGCGGGCCTCAGCAGAGCTTTGACAAACAGTACGTCCGGGACTATCTGCTTTCCCTGAACTGGAACCAGAAACCGCCGGCCCCTGACCTTCCCCCGGATGTGGTTGCCAACACCCGCAAGAAGTACAGTGAGGCGCTCGACCTGCTGGTGGGCTGA
- a CDS encoding calcium/sodium antiporter, whose protein sequence is MTAVFDLVVIGFAIYLLTLVANHFFMTSLDGIAARLKLSPSVAGATLMAAGSSAPELAIAMVALFTQGGTHSDIGIGTIVGSAVFNILVITGVCAVIRTAHITLKAIIRDTGFYLAGIGVMLYVFIDGEITPLEPLLLVGAYGIYLIAVFRFPGDSFEVYEHGPEETPLIETRWKTILLWRMVNRTVKQTVGLITGDPGQHYIRAFLASIAIIIVLSKLLVDHAVSLSQIMGLPPVVIGLTVLAAGTSAPDLIASMIAVRRGHGDMAVANAIGSNTFDILIGLGLPWLVALGFTGRSVIPVGTSNLLESVFILIGTVLVLFGFLAVNRQLGRKAGITLLMIYAGYVAWIVAGQ, encoded by the coding sequence ATGACTGCTGTTTTTGACCTGGTTGTCATCGGGTTCGCCATCTATCTGCTGACCCTGGTGGCCAACCATTTTTTCATGACCAGCCTGGATGGCATCGCGGCCCGGTTGAAGCTCTCCCCCAGCGTGGCCGGAGCCACCCTCATGGCGGCCGGATCGTCGGCCCCGGAGCTGGCCATCGCCATGGTGGCCCTGTTCACCCAGGGCGGCACCCACAGTGACATCGGCATCGGCACCATCGTGGGCTCGGCGGTGTTCAACATCCTGGTCATCACCGGCGTCTGCGCGGTGATCCGCACGGCCCACATCACCCTGAAGGCCATCATCCGGGACACCGGCTTCTACCTGGCCGGCATCGGCGTCATGCTGTACGTGTTTATCGACGGTGAAATCACGCCCCTGGAGCCGCTGCTGCTGGTGGGGGCATACGGCATATACCTGATTGCCGTTTTCCGTTTTCCCGGCGACAGCTTCGAAGTCTACGAGCATGGCCCGGAAGAGACGCCGCTGATTGAAACCCGGTGGAAAACCATTCTGTTGTGGCGAATGGTCAACCGAACCGTTAAACAGACCGTTGGCCTGATCACCGGTGACCCCGGTCAACACTATATTCGCGCCTTTCTGGCTTCCATTGCGATCATCATTGTCCTCAGCAAACTGCTGGTGGACCACGCCGTTTCCCTTTCCCAGATCATGGGCCTGCCGCCGGTGGTTATCGGTCTCACCGTGCTGGCAGCCGGCACTTCGGCACCGGACCTGATCGCCTCCATGATCGCGGTGCGACGAGGCCACGGCGATATGGCCGTGGCCAATGCCATCGGGTCCAACACCTTTGACATTCTCATCGGCCTGGGCCTTCCCTGGCTGGTGGCGCTTGGTTTTACCGGCCGGAGCGTCATTCCCGTGGGAACCTCGAATCTGCTGGAGTCGGTATTTATACTGATTGGCACCGTACTGGTGCTCTTCGGTTTTCTGGCTGTCAACCGGCAGCTGGGAAGAAAAGCAGGTATTACCCTGCTGATGATTTACGCGGGGTATGTGGCCTGGATCGTGGCCGGCCAGTAA
- a CDS encoding GTP-binding protein: protein MAVFNINKREIECKIVYYGPGRGGKTTNLEYVFKAYKKQVKSEMVSIDTEGDRTLFFDFLPMDLGKIKGCDVRVQLFTVPGQVQYSSTRKLVLKGVDGVVFVADSMEVRREKNMLSLKDLQQNLKEYNMSIFKTPLILQYNKRDLADDGIPLMSVEQMEKDLNRQLKVPSFEASAVNGKGVGQTLQACLRLTLQHLQKQLQWAS, encoded by the coding sequence ATGGCTGTATTTAATATCAATAAACGCGAGATTGAGTGCAAGATCGTCTACTACGGCCCCGGCCGGGGCGGCAAGACCACCAATCTGGAATATGTCTTCAAGGCGTATAAAAAACAGGTCAAGAGCGAGATGGTCTCCATCGATACCGAGGGGGACCGGACCCTGTTTTTTGATTTTCTGCCCATGGACCTGGGCAAGATCAAGGGATGTGACGTCCGGGTACAGCTTTTTACCGTTCCCGGCCAGGTACAGTACAGCTCCACGCGGAAACTGGTGTTAAAAGGGGTGGACGGCGTGGTGTTCGTGGCCGATTCCATGGAGGTGCGGCGGGAAAAGAACATGCTCTCCTTAAAGGACTTACAGCAGAACCTCAAGGAGTACAACATGAGCATCTTCAAAACTCCCCTGATACTTCAGTACAACAAGCGGGATCTGGCCGACGATGGCATACCATTGATGTCCGTGGAGCAGATGGAAAAGGATCTCAACCGCCAGTTGAAGGTACCTTCCTTTGAGGCCAGTGCGGTCAACGGCAAGGGCGTGGGCCAGACCCTTCAGGCCTGCCTTCGGCTGACGCTTCAACACCTGCAGAAACAACTGCAATGGGCGAGCTGA
- a CDS encoding DUF4388 domain-containing protein produces MKDQVVLTGDLRFLNLGELIQLIGSSGSTGVLHLLSKYVESPGEVYFKEGNPVDASNGMERGLKVLYSFFGWKEGEFSFSQEPLNVKPSIKKSRMQIILEGLRLLDDGEIEVKGAVGFEPSPDTADGKGGRLPVIKGPLIDYMDVVAEEDFSEGQTIVSQGRHGTWMWVVLEGTVNICKEAGEEKIPILKVGPGSFIGSMAAFSQQDEVRSATAIAADRVQLGVLDRPRLTHEYASLTSDFRNLILSMDRRLKQVTRQAAMGRVSPQPLKGVPTGKAPIIPKGGSSARLLSISAGNAFIVKSMKQGDLLLCKLEKSDFVGPVPFLNIGHEPESAAVFGTDNLQMKELNTEALAEEYARLSGTLRNMVDNCATFISATTSILYDLYKK; encoded by the coding sequence ATGAAAGACCAGGTCGTTCTCACCGGTGATCTTCGGTTTCTCAATCTCGGCGAATTGATTCAGCTGATCGGGTCCAGCGGCAGCACAGGCGTGTTGCATCTGTTGAGCAAATATGTGGAGTCTCCGGGGGAGGTCTACTTCAAGGAGGGGAACCCGGTGGACGCGTCCAACGGCATGGAGCGTGGATTGAAGGTTCTTTACTCCTTTTTTGGCTGGAAGGAAGGGGAGTTTAGCTTCAGCCAGGAGCCGTTGAATGTCAAACCGTCGATCAAGAAAAGCCGCATGCAGATCATCCTTGAAGGTCTGCGACTGCTCGACGATGGGGAGATCGAGGTCAAGGGAGCCGTTGGGTTTGAGCCGTCGCCCGACACGGCCGACGGCAAAGGTGGACGTTTGCCCGTTATCAAGGGCCCGCTGATCGATTACATGGATGTGGTGGCCGAGGAGGATTTTTCTGAAGGCCAGACCATCGTTTCCCAGGGCCGGCACGGCACATGGATGTGGGTGGTTCTTGAAGGCACGGTGAATATTTGCAAAGAGGCCGGGGAAGAAAAGATCCCCATACTGAAGGTAGGGCCGGGATCGTTTATCGGCAGCATGGCCGCCTTTTCCCAGCAGGACGAGGTTCGCAGCGCAACAGCCATTGCAGCGGACCGGGTGCAGCTGGGGGTACTGGACCGGCCCCGCCTGACCCATGAATACGCGTCGCTGACCTCGGATTTTCGTAATCTCATTCTCAGCATGGACAGGCGACTGAAACAGGTCACCCGTCAGGCAGCCATGGGCCGCGTGAGTCCTCAGCCCCTCAAGGGTGTACCCACGGGAAAGGCCCCCATCATTCCCAAAGGGGGAAGCAGTGCCCGGTTGCTTTCAATTTCTGCGGGCAATGCGTTTATTGTCAAGTCTATGAAACAGGGAGACCTGCTGCTGTGCAAGCTGGAAAAATCCGATTTTGTGGGGCCTGTCCCCTTTCTCAATATCGGGCATGAGCCGGAGTCCGCCGCTGTTTTCGGTACCGACAATCTTCAGATGAAGGAGCTGAACACGGAAGCCCTGGCCGAGGAGTACGCCCGTCTTTCCGGCACCCTGCGGAACATGGTCGACAATTGTGCCACGTTTATTTCCGCCACCACCAGTATTTTGTATGATTTGTATAAAAAATAA
- a CDS encoding PilZ domain-containing protein — protein MTSQKRRYDRIDSLRLLSYSCVDHENKVVSQGMGRTLNVSEGGILIETHVPLEKEGTVLLSIGFEDEVTEVRGKIAYGKRGENGREQTGIEFIDPDEKARRIIRRYVAAFSDTRDEADQPE, from the coding sequence ATGACATCCCAGAAACGCCGATACGACAGAATCGACTCCCTGCGGCTCCTCTCTTACTCCTGCGTCGATCACGAAAACAAGGTGGTTTCCCAGGGCATGGGAAGAACCCTGAACGTGAGCGAAGGCGGTATCCTGATCGAGACCCATGTGCCCCTGGAAAAAGAAGGCACGGTGCTGCTGTCCATCGGTTTTGAAGATGAGGTGACCGAGGTCCGGGGCAAGATCGCCTACGGCAAGAGGGGGGAGAACGGCCGGGAACAGACCGGCATTGAGTTTATCGATCCGGATGAAAAGGCCCGCCGCATCATCCGGCGGTATGTGGCAGCCTTTTCCGATACCCGGGATGAGGCCGACCAACCTGAATAG
- a CDS encoding acyl-CoA dehydrogenase codes for MAQVIADRRDVDFVLHEQLNAADLSKNEKFAEFNKKTIDMIVTEARSLAVKEFLPINKEGDEIGATFDGGKVAVPESFKKAYDLLREGEWTAMTEDPEYGGQGMPQVVSRAANDYFQGANYAFMLYAGLTHGAGRLVEVFGTQEQKETYLKKLYTGEWSGTMLLTEAEAGSDVGALTTTAVKNPDGTYSISGSKIFISGGEHDMTENIIHPVLARIEGAPPGTRGISLFLVPKYRVNADGSLGDFNDVVCTGIEEKMGIHGSSTCSLTLGGKGKCIGTLLGQENKGMSAMFVMMNEARLLVGMQAFGCATASYMSALNYAKERIQGRPLTAGKDASVGGVPIIRHPDVRRQLMNMKVMVEGMRSLHYYVGYCQDMAVLAGTEEEKEKYEGLVDILTPIAKGYGTDKAFEVCSHGVQVYGGYGYTKEYPVEQYLRDCRITMIYEGTNGIQAMDLFGRKMTMKKGKLVMDLFGEIMKTVNAAKAIDSLKDAAEKVEASLNKLGEAARHLGKTAMENVDLAFAYAYPLMEVTGDVVMGWMLLWRAVIAAQKLEAKPKDAAFYQGQIKSVEFFVNVFLPVALGKVNSMLATNGAAVEIEDASFGG; via the coding sequence ATGGCACAAGTAATCGCAGACAGAAGGGATGTTGATTTTGTTCTTCATGAGCAGTTGAATGCTGCCGACCTGAGCAAAAACGAGAAGTTTGCCGAGTTCAACAAGAAGACCATCGACATGATCGTCACCGAGGCCCGAAGCCTGGCCGTCAAGGAGTTTCTCCCCATCAACAAGGAAGGCGATGAGATCGGCGCTACCTTTGACGGTGGCAAGGTGGCGGTGCCGGAGAGTTTCAAAAAAGCCTACGATCTGCTGCGGGAAGGGGAGTGGACCGCCATGACCGAGGACCCCGAGTACGGTGGCCAGGGTATGCCCCAGGTGGTGTCCCGGGCCGCCAACGATTACTTTCAGGGCGCCAACTATGCCTTCATGCTCTATGCCGGCCTGACCCACGGCGCCGGCCGCCTGGTTGAGGTGTTCGGCACCCAGGAACAGAAGGAGACCTACCTGAAAAAACTTTACACCGGAGAATGGTCCGGCACCATGCTGCTCACCGAAGCAGAGGCCGGTTCCGACGTGGGCGCCCTGACCACCACGGCGGTGAAGAATCCGGACGGTACCTATTCCATCTCCGGCTCCAAGATTTTTATCTCCGGCGGTGAACACGACATGACTGAAAATATTATTCACCCGGTGCTGGCCCGTATTGAGGGCGCCCCTCCCGGAACCCGGGGCATCTCCCTGTTCCTGGTGCCCAAGTACCGGGTCAATGCCGACGGCAGCCTGGGTGACTTCAACGACGTGGTGTGCACCGGCATTGAGGAGAAGATGGGCATTCACGGCAGCTCCACCTGCTCGCTGACCCTGGGCGGCAAGGGCAAGTGCATCGGCACCCTGCTGGGCCAGGAGAACAAGGGCATGAGCGCCATGTTCGTCATGATGAACGAGGCCCGGCTGCTGGTGGGTATGCAGGCCTTCGGCTGCGCCACGGCCTCCTACATGTCGGCCCTGAATTACGCGAAGGAGCGTATTCAGGGTCGGCCCCTGACAGCGGGCAAGGACGCCTCCGTGGGTGGGGTGCCCATCATCCGGCATCCGGATGTGCGCCGCCAGCTCATGAACATGAAGGTGATGGTGGAAGGCATGAGAAGCCTTCACTACTATGTCGGTTATTGCCAGGACATGGCGGTCCTGGCCGGAACCGAGGAGGAAAAGGAAAAATACGAAGGCCTGGTGGACATTCTTACCCCCATTGCCAAGGGCTACGGTACGGATAAGGCTTTTGAGGTATGCAGCCACGGGGTTCAGGTTTACGGCGGTTACGGGTATACCAAGGAGTACCCGGTCGAGCAGTACCTGCGGGATTGCCGTATCACCATGATCTACGAGGGGACCAACGGCATTCAGGCCATGGACCTGTTCGGCCGGAAGATGACCATGAAAAAGGGCAAGCTGGTCATGGACCTGTTCGGTGAGATCATGAAGACGGTCAATGCGGCCAAGGCGATTGACTCGCTCAAGGATGCCGCTGAAAAGGTGGAGGCGTCCTTAAACAAACTGGGCGAGGCCGCCCGGCACCTGGGCAAGACCGCCATGGAGAACGTGGACCTGGCCTTTGCCTACGCCTATCCGCTGATGGAGGTGACCGGCGACGTGGTGATGGGGTGGATGCTGCTGTGGCGGGCCGTGATCGCCGCCCAGAAGCTTGAAGCAAAACCCAAAGACGCGGCTTTCTACCAGGGCCAGATCAAGTCGGTGGAATTTTTTGTCAACGTGTTTCTGCCGGTGGCCCTGGGCAAGGTCAATTCCATGCTGGCCACCAACGGGGCCGCCGTGGAGATTGAAGACGCCTCCTTCGGCGGTTGA
- a CDS encoding ParB/RepB/Spo0J family partition protein — MPTPAFCFAQIKFPTQVVKMSIRFSEHTIPLADIDMEDRSFRITTDADKPMAPLVASLSAVGLLSPPLLRPAKKNGFQVISGFRRLTALRHLGVVSASCRVVEGEADRLICQKLAVADNLCSRPLNLVEQALAVEKLFGLEKEMDRLCAVLSDLGMAANPTLVEKLRTLLSLPEPVLDHVARETIPLSSALLLAGMNGPDAQILAGVFANLRLGANKQREVAVLAREIAVREGISVADLFAQDKTLHGILNDTDADRGLQAARLRAFLEKRRFPALVQSRERYQELEKRLKLGRRVRLCPPSFFEGADFVLELTFSGMEEFRRHAALVNRLKEDRTLEAILSRSGDMDDV; from the coding sequence ATGCCAACGCCGGCTTTCTGTTTTGCCCAGATAAAATTCCCGACACAGGTGGTCAAGATGTCCATCCGGTTTTCAGAACACACGATCCCGCTGGCTGATATAGACATGGAAGACCGGTCGTTTCGCATTACCACGGACGCGGACAAGCCCATGGCCCCGCTGGTTGCCTCCCTGTCAGCGGTGGGCCTGCTGTCGCCGCCGCTTCTCCGGCCCGCGAAGAAAAACGGTTTCCAGGTGATTTCCGGATTTCGCCGACTGACCGCGCTCCGGCACCTGGGTGTTGTATCAGCATCCTGCCGTGTGGTTGAGGGCGAGGCGGACCGGCTGATCTGCCAGAAGCTGGCAGTGGCGGATAATCTCTGCTCCCGGCCCCTCAACCTGGTGGAGCAGGCCCTGGCCGTGGAGAAGCTGTTCGGCCTGGAAAAAGAGATGGACCGGCTGTGTGCCGTTCTTTCCGACCTGGGAATGGCCGCCAATCCCACACTTGTTGAAAAGCTCCGGACCCTTTTAAGCTTGCCCGAGCCGGTGCTGGACCACGTGGCCCGGGAGACCATTCCCCTTTCTTCCGCCCTTCTGCTGGCCGGCATGAACGGGCCGGATGCCCAAATTCTTGCCGGGGTGTTTGCCAACCTTCGGCTGGGGGCCAACAAGCAGCGGGAGGTCGCGGTTCTGGCCCGGGAGATCGCCGTCCGGGAGGGGATATCCGTTGCCGACCTGTTTGCTCAGGACAAAACGCTTCACGGAATATTAAACGATACCGATGCCGACCGGGGGCTTCAGGCGGCCCGGTTGCGCGCATTCCTTGAAAAGCGGCGGTTCCCGGCCCTGGTGCAAAGCCGGGAGCGTTACCAGGAGCTGGAAAAGCGGCTGAAACTCGGTCGCCGGGTTCGGCTTTGTCCGCCGTCCTTTTTTGAAGGCGCCGATTTTGTGCTGGAGCTGACCTTTTCCGGCATGGAAGAGTTCCGGCGCCATGCGGCCCTTGTGAACCGGCTGAAGGAGGACAGGACCCTGGAAGCCATTCTTTCCCGTTCCGGGGATATGGATGATGTGTAA